The genomic segment CCTGGCGATCCGGCAGGTCGACGCCGCTCATCCGGGTCTGGGCGGTGAACGGCACGAACGTCGTGTCCGGCATCAGGCCGGGTTCCCACTCGCGCAGCCCGAACCGGTTCTTGGCCAGCACGACCACCGAACGGCCCTCAGGCGTCTCGTCGGCCAGGCTCGACAGCTGGGCCGCGTCGGCCAGGGTGGCCGCCGTGACCCCGTCCACCGGCAGGAACTCGGCCGCCTGCCGGTTGCCCAGGGTGATCGTGCCCGTCTTGTCCAGCAGCAGCGTGTTCACGTCACCGGCGGCCTCCACGGCCCGGCCCGACATGGCCAGCACGTTGCGCTGCACGAGCCGGTCCATGCCGGCGATCCCGATGGCGCTCAGCAGGGCCCCGATGGTGGTCGGGATGAGGCACACGATCAGCGACACCAGCACTATCCCGGTGACACCGTTGCCGTCCAGGGCCACGGTGTCGGGGGCGGCCGCGTTGAAGGCCTTCGAGAAGATGGCGAGTGGCTGCAACGTGACCACGGACAGCAGGAAAATGATCGTCAGGGCCGCGAGCAGGATGTTGAGGGCGATCTCGTTCGGCGTCTTCTGCCGGTTGGCTCCTTCGACCAGGGCGATCATGCGGTCGACGAAGCTCTCCCCCGGCTTCTGGGTGATCCGGACGACAATCCGGTCGCTGAGCACCTTCGTGCCGCCGGTGACAGCCGACCGGTCCCCGCCGGACTCGCGGATGACCGGGGCCGATTCGCCGGTGATGGCCGATTCGTCGACGCTGGCGATGCCCTCGATGACGTCGCCGTCACCGGGGATGACCTGGCCGGCTTCGACCACTACCACATCGCCCAGCTTGAGCTGCGTGGCCGGGATCTCGCGACCGTCGCGCAGATACGCGACGGTGTCCTGCTTGGCCGCACGCAGGGCCGCCGCCTGGGCCTTGCCGCGTCCTTCGGCGACCGCCTCGGCCAGGTTGGCGAAGATGACGGTGAGCCACAGCCAGACCGTGATGATCCACGCGAAAACCGACGGGTCGACGATCGACAGAACGGTGGTGAAGACCGCGCCGATCTCCACGATGAACATGACCGGGTTGCGCCACATGGCCCGCGGGTCGAGCTTCCTGACCGCGGCCGGCAGCGACTGCCACAGCTGTTCCGGGTCGAGCAGGCCGCCGCCGACCTTGCGGTCACCTGTCGGCGCCGCCTCTTCGAGCTGCGGTTCTTCAATGGTGGGGGTGGTCATGACAGGCCCTCCGCGATGGGTCCGAGAGCGAGAGCGGGCAGGAAGGTCAGCGCGACCAGCACGACGGTGACGCCGACGACCAGCCCGACGAACAGGGGTTGGTGGGTGGGCAGGGTGCCCTCGGATTCCGGGGTGGCCTTCTGCCGGGCCAGTGAACCGGCCAGGGCCAGCACGAGCACGAGCGGCAGGAACCGGCCGAGCAGCATGGCCAGGCCGAGCGCGGTGTCCCACCACGGCGTGTTGACCGTGATGCCCGCGAAGGCCGAGCCGTTGTTGTTCGACGCGCTGGTGAAGGCGTACAGGACCTCGGAGAGCCCGTGCGGACCGATGTTGAGCGCGGTCGAGTTGTTGCCGGTGGCGAAGGCCGCGGCCGTGCCGATCAGCACCAGGGCCGGGGTGATCAGGAAGTAGCTCGACGCCAGCTTCATCTCGCGGGCGCCGATCTTCTTGCCGAGATATTCCGGCGTCCGCCCGACCATGAGACCGGCCACGAAAACCGTGATGATCGCGAGGATGAGCAGACCGTAGAGCCCGGAGCCGACGCCGCCCGGGGCGACCTCACCCAGCATCATGTTGACCAACGGCATCATGCCGCCCAGGGCCGTGTACGAGTCGTGGAACGAGTTGACGGCGCCGGTCGAGGTGAGTGTGGTGGCGGCGGCGAAGGTGGCCGAGCCGGGGATGCCGAAGCGGGTCTCCTTGCCCTCCATGGCCGCCCCGGCGGCCTGCGGCACCGTGCCGGAGCCGTGCAGCTCGAAGCCCACGGTCAGCGCCACCGAGGCCACGGCCAGCACGGCCATGACCGCGACGATCGCGTACCCCTGGCGGTTCTGCCCGACCATCCGGCCGAACACCCGCGGCAGGCTGAACGGAATCAGGAAGATCAGGAAGATCTGCAGCCAGTTCGTCCACGCGGTCGGGTTCTCGAACGGGTGGGACGAGTTGGCGTTGTAGAAACCGCCGCCGTTCGTACCGAGCTCCTTGATCGCCTCCTGGGAGGCGACCGGCCCGCCGGTGATGTGCTGCGTGGCCCCGGTCAAGGTGGTCACGTCGGTGCCGCCGGACAGGTTCTGCACCATGCCGGCGATCATGAAGATCAGCGTGGCCAGCACGCAGACCGGCAGCAGGATGCGCAGCGTGATCCGGGTCAGATCGACCCAGAAGTTGCCCAGCACGGCCGACTTGCGCGCCGCGAACCCGCGGACGAAGGCGACCGCGACCGCGATGCCGACGGCGGCCGAGACGAAGTTCTGCACCGCCAGGCCGGCCATCTGCACCAGGTGACCCATGGTCGACTCACCCGAGTAGGCCTGCCAGTTCGTGTTGGTGACGAAGCTGACCGCGGTGTTCCAGGCGACGTGGCTGTTGACCGGGTCGACGCCCAGCGACAGCCACAACTTGTCCTGCAGCCGGACGAAGGCGAACAGGAACAGGATCGAGACGGCCGAGAAGGCGAGCACGCTGCGGGCGTAGACGCCCCACGTCTGCTCGGCGTTGCGGTCGACGCCGACGAGCCGGTAGACGCCGCGCTCCACCGCGTTGTCCCGGCG from the Paractinoplanes abujensis genome contains:
- the kdpB gene encoding potassium-transporting ATPase subunit KdpB, coding for MTTPTIEEPQLEEAAPTGDRKVGGGLLDPEQLWQSLPAAVRKLDPRAMWRNPVMFIVEIGAVFTTVLSIVDPSVFAWIITVWLWLTVIFANLAEAVAEGRGKAQAAALRAAKQDTVAYLRDGREIPATQLKLGDVVVVEAGQVIPGDGDVIEGIASVDESAITGESAPVIRESGGDRSAVTGGTKVLSDRIVVRITQKPGESFVDRMIALVEGANRQKTPNEIALNILLAALTIIFLLSVVTLQPLAIFSKAFNAAAPDTVALDGNGVTGIVLVSLIVCLIPTTIGALLSAIGIAGMDRLVQRNVLAMSGRAVEAAGDVNTLLLDKTGTITLGNRQAAEFLPVDGVTAATLADAAQLSSLADETPEGRSVVVLAKNRFGLREWEPGLMPDTTFVPFTAQTRMSGVDLPDRQVRKGAAAAVLKWVRQNGGHPTDEVGEIVEAISGSGGTPLVVAESAAGQPARALGVIHLKDVVKAGMRQRFDEMRRMGIRTVMITGDNPRTAQAIADEAGVDDFLAEATPEDKLAYIKKEQDGGRLVAMTGDGTNDAPALAQADVGVAMNTGTSAAKEAGNMVDLDSDPTKLIEIVEIGKQLLITRGALTTFSISNDIAKYFAIIPAMFAAVYPGLDTLNVMRLHSPGSAILSAVIFNALIIVALIPLALRGVRYRPSSASALLRRNLWIYGLGGVVLPFLGIKLIDLLVQFIPGI
- the kdpA gene encoding potassium-transporting ATPase subunit KdpA, whose amino-acid sequence is MAGWLFVITLVLALVAVYRPFGDHMYRVVSGRRDNAVERGVYRLVGVDRNAEQTWGVYARSVLAFSAVSILFLFAFVRLQDKLWLSLGVDPVNSHVAWNTAVSFVTNTNWQAYSGESTMGHLVQMAGLAVQNFVSAAVGIAVAVAFVRGFAARKSAVLGNFWVDLTRITLRILLPVCVLATLIFMIAGMVQNLSGGTDVTTLTGATQHITGGPVASQEAIKELGTNGGGFYNANSSHPFENPTAWTNWLQIFLIFLIPFSLPRVFGRMVGQNRQGYAIVAVMAVLAVASVALTVGFELHGSGTVPQAAGAAMEGKETRFGIPGSATFAAATTLTSTGAVNSFHDSYTALGGMMPLVNMMLGEVAPGGVGSGLYGLLILAIITVFVAGLMVGRTPEYLGKKIGAREMKLASSYFLITPALVLIGTAAAFATGNNSTALNIGPHGLSEVLYAFTSASNNNGSAFAGITVNTPWWDTALGLAMLLGRFLPLVLVLALAGSLARQKATPESEGTLPTHQPLFVGLVVGVTVVLVALTFLPALALGPIAEGLS